One region of Miscanthus floridulus cultivar M001 chromosome 19, ASM1932011v1, whole genome shotgun sequence genomic DNA includes:
- the LOC136528267 gene encoding uncharacterized protein, with amino-acid sequence MALASGTSRPLLGRPAGTARPHLAFSSSSPASSIRFPRGAGGGGGRAAVSLRAPAPPAAAAVATSGSIAPAISLTEKALKHLNKMRAERNEDLCLRIGVKQGGCSGMSYTMEFESRANASPDDSVVEYDGFAIVCDPKSLLFMFGMELDYSDALIGGGFSFQNPNATKTCGCGKSFATGKETEAAATACNN; translated from the exons ATGGCGCTCGCCTCCGGCACGTCCCGCCCCCTCCTGGGTCGCCCCGCCGGCACCGCGCGGCCCCACCTCGCCTTCTCCTCATCCTCCCCCGCCTCCTCGATCCGCTTCCCccgcggcgcgggcggcggcggcggcagggcggCTGTCTCCCTCCGCGCCCCCGCGCCTCCAG cggcagcggcagtagCAACATCTGGTAGCATTGCTCCAGCAATTTCATTGACTGAAAAGGCCTTGAAACATCTGAACAAAATGAGGGCTGAACGGAACGAAGATTTGTGCTTGAGAATTGGAGTGAAACAGGGTGGATGCTCAGGCATGTCTTACACCATGGAGTTTGAAAGTCGAGCGAATGCCAGCCCTGATGATTCTGTTGTAGAGTATGATGGTTTTGCAATAG TCTGTGACCCAAAAAGCCTTCTTTTCATGTTTGGAATGGAGCTGGACTACAGTGACGCGCTCATTGGTGGCGGTTTCTCTTTCCAGAATCCAAACGCAACAAAAACCTGTGGGTGCGGCAAATCTTTCGCGACTGGGAAAGAAACTGAGGCCGCAGCAACCGCTTGCAACAACTAG
- the LOC136528497 gene encoding uncharacterized protein — translation MRYPSCRAAASLSHVFLARSRRQAMATTAPLLSPQCVRPTHLSRRLPPLHFASPLDAPARRLRLRRAPPPCTAKFGKFDASDAPAEAEEADGGVAQPVEEDDSCLPSDLEGAIRQSGKASADFVNSGGLRAIAELLIPQLEFLNEEGAQAELWALSKIFLDTLAQETGQKVTAIFPDAGAAALLKYQWKDAQFKCASLSDRKPVDPEDEVAVMIIPDHQMLEAVERIASQLSDDPIRPLVMWNPRLVSGDVGVGFNVRNLRRNFLSTFTTVYSMRPLPTGAVFRCFPGQWKVFYDDPNRPNRYLLARELTSRPDATDIERIFVGADEQSEEAPSLMNNVMGVFSSVSQFMRVISK, via the exons ATGCGTTATCCGAGCTGCAGAGCAGCCGCTTCTCTCAGCCACGTCTTCCTCGCACGGTCGCGGCGCCAAGCAATGGCAACCACGGCGCCGCTGCTCTCGCCCCAGTGCGTTCGCCCTACCCATCTCTCGCGCCGCCTCCCGCCCCTACATTTCGCATCCCCCCTCGACGCGCCAGCGAGGCGGCTGCGCCTTCGCCGGGCGCCGCCACCTTGTACGGCCAAGTTCGGCAAGTTCGACGCCTCCGACGCCCCCGCGGAGGCCGAGGAGGCGGACGGTGGGGTGGCGCAGCCCGTGGAGGAGGACGACAG CTGCTTGCCATCGGATTTGGAGGGCGCGATTCGGCAGTCGGGGAAGGCGAGCGCCGATTTCGTCAACTCTGGAGGCCTGCGAGCTATC GCAGAGCTGCTGATCCCTCAGTTGGAATTCCTCAACGAGGAAGGAGCACAGGCTGAACTCTGGGCGTTGTCAAAGATTTTCCTGGACACGCTTGCACAAGAGACAGGGCAG AAAGTTACTGCCATTTTCCCCGACGCTGGAGCAGCCGCCCTTCTTAAGTATCAATGGAAAGATGCACAATTTAAGTGTGCCAG CTTAAGTGACCGGAAGCCAGTTGATCCTGAAGATGAGGTCGCAGTTATGATTATCCCTGATCATCAGATGCTGGAAGCTGTTGAACGCATTGCGTCTCAACTCTCTGATGATCCT ATAAGACCTCTTGTTATGTGGAACCCACGCCTTGTTAGTGGAGATGTTGGAGTAGGCTTTAATGTCCGGAATCTGCGCAGAAATTTCTTAAG TACTTTTACCACTGTTTACTCAATGAGGCCATTGCCAACTGGTGCAGTCTTTAGATGCTTTCCAGG gcagtGGAAAGTGTTTTATGATGATCCAAATAGGCCAAATCGGTATTTGCTTGCTAGAGAACTCACAAGTAGGCCCGATGCAACTGATATTGAG AGAATATTTGTTGGTGCCGATGAGCAATCTGAAGAGGCACCATCATTGATGAACAATGTCATGGGCGTGTTTAGTTCTGTGAGTCAGTTTATGAGGGTCATCTCTAAGTGA
- the LOC136528496 gene encoding WRKY transcription factor 72A-like isoform X2: MDEASNQTSTNHNKVDKDKIASTRAEMGEVREENKRLKTMLSRIVEDYRSLQLHFHDVLQKGQAKKLADPSTIMPTGIEEPEFVSLSLGTSTSMHKKEEKNSAAEGKGREDFMSIKEEGLSLGLSACKDGATNNIAKIQPDVMTLSPEVSSEDAKDDTMEAADQQWQPSKTQKINLRNVGTEPEDDIGPLPQAKKARVSVRARCDAPTMNDGCQWRKYGQKIAKGNPCPRSYYRCTVAAGCPVRKQVQRCVDDMSILITTYEGTHNHPLSASATAMASTTSAAASMLTSGSSTSLRFPAASPAAAGLSFGFPPAPHDASRHFFLPTGGAASITSTPSYPTITLDLTSPSATSQAFSLGNRFSSLGHGGARYHHPTSFSFSNSGPSALSGAAWPAAGGAGYMSYGSPAASLFNGGVTLSNINWRQQGGEVPVLYQQQQKAAASASGSGSAPAAVLTDTIAKVITSDPGFRTALAAAITSYVGTQGGNKSSAGGGSQLQGLKWGQHLGLGPSPSSAGAACSSALLARSSSTTAAVEQASNGHRSFLQPSLGLSGSYSASTSPVENREH, translated from the exons GTTGATAAAGATAAAATTGCATCCACAAGGGCAGAGATGGGTGAGGtaagagaagagaacaagaggtTAAAAACAATGTTGTCACGCATTGTAGAGGACTACCGATCTCTTCAATTACACTTCCATGACGTTCTTCAAAAAGGACAAGCCAAGAAGCTTGCTGACCCCTCGACCATCATGCCCACCGGCATCGAGGAGCCTGAATTCGTCTCACTGAGCCTCGGCACGAGCACAAGCATGCacaagaaggaagagaagaatagTGCTGCCGAAGGAAAAGGGAGAGAAGACTTCATGAGTATTAAAGAAGAAGGCCTGTCACTTGGACTGTCAGCCTGCAAAGATGGTGCAACTAATAACATTGCAAAGATCCAGCCCGATGTGATGACCTTGAGCCCTGAAGTTAGCTCCGAGGATGCCAAGGACGACACCATGGAGGCAGCAGATCAGCAGTGGCAGCCAAGCAAAACGCAGAAGATCAACTTGAGGAACGTTGGCACGGAGCCTGAGGATGACATAGGTCCACTGCCACAGGCCAAGAAGGCAAGGGTGTCTGTAAGGGCAAGGTGTGATGCACCAACG ATGAATGATGGATGCCAGTGGAGGAAGTATGGGCAGAAGATAGCCAAGGGGAACCCATGCCCCCGTTCCTACTACCGGTGTACAGTGGCAGCAGGATGCCCCGTCAGAAAACAG GTGCAGAGGTGCGTGGACGACATGTCGATCCTGATCACCACGTACGAGGGCACGCACAACCACCCGCTctccgcctccgccaccgccatggcGTCCACCACCTCCGCCGCGGCGTCCATGCtcacctcgggctcctccacctccctccgcttccccgccgcctcgccggccgccgccggcCTCAGCTTCGGCTTCCCTCCGGCGCCGCACGACGCCTCCAGACATTTCTTCCTCCCGACCGGCGGCGCCGCGTCCATCACCTCCACGCCGTCGTACCCGACCATCACGCTCGACCTCACCTCGCCGTCGGCCACCTCGCAGGCATTCTCTCTGGGCAACAGGTTCTCGAGCTTGGGGCACGGCGGTGCTAGGTACCATCATCCCACGAGCTtctccttctccaactccgggCCCAGCGCGCTGTCCGGCGCTGCATGGCCGGCGGCCGGTGGTGCTGGGTACATGAGCTACGGGTCACCAGCTGCGTCGTTGTTCAACGGTGGCGTTACACTGAGCAACATCAACTGGAGGCAACAAGGCGGGGAAGTCCCCGTGCTCTACCAGCAGCAGCAGAAGGCGGCGGCTTCCgcgagcgggagcgggagcgcaCCGGCGGCCGTGCTCACTGACACGATAGCGAAGGTGATCACGTCGGACCCGGGCTTCCGAACGGCGCTGGCGGCCGCCATCACGTCGTACGTCGGCACCCAGGGCGGTAACAAATCGTCGGCGGGAGGCGGGAGCCAGCTGCAGGGGCTAAAGTGGGGACAGCACCTCGGCCTGGGGCCGTCGCCATCAAGCGCGGGCGCGGCGTGCTCGTCGGCGCTGCTCGCACGGTCATCGTCGACGACGGCAGCGGTGGAGCAGGCTTCGAATGGGCACCGGTCGTTCTTGCAGCCGTCGCTGGGCTTGTCGGGCTCTTACAGCGCCTCCACCTCTCCAGTGGAAAACAGGGAGCACTGA
- the LOC136528496 gene encoding WRKY transcription factor 72A-like isoform X1 yields the protein MVRGEKQSGSHEEQLTSKASSLNLWERSEMDEASNQTSTNHNKVDKDKIASTRAEMGEVREENKRLKTMLSRIVEDYRSLQLHFHDVLQKGQAKKLADPSTIMPTGIEEPEFVSLSLGTSTSMHKKEEKNSAAEGKGREDFMSIKEEGLSLGLSACKDGATNNIAKIQPDVMTLSPEVSSEDAKDDTMEAADQQWQPSKTQKINLRNVGTEPEDDIGPLPQAKKARVSVRARCDAPTMNDGCQWRKYGQKIAKGNPCPRSYYRCTVAAGCPVRKQVQRCVDDMSILITTYEGTHNHPLSASATAMASTTSAAASMLTSGSSTSLRFPAASPAAAGLSFGFPPAPHDASRHFFLPTGGAASITSTPSYPTITLDLTSPSATSQAFSLGNRFSSLGHGGARYHHPTSFSFSNSGPSALSGAAWPAAGGAGYMSYGSPAASLFNGGVTLSNINWRQQGGEVPVLYQQQQKAAASASGSGSAPAAVLTDTIAKVITSDPGFRTALAAAITSYVGTQGGNKSSAGGGSQLQGLKWGQHLGLGPSPSSAGAACSSALLARSSSTTAAVEQASNGHRSFLQPSLGLSGSYSASTSPVENREH from the exons GTTGATAAAGATAAAATTGCATCCACAAGGGCAGAGATGGGTGAGGtaagagaagagaacaagaggtTAAAAACAATGTTGTCACGCATTGTAGAGGACTACCGATCTCTTCAATTACACTTCCATGACGTTCTTCAAAAAGGACAAGCCAAGAAGCTTGCTGACCCCTCGACCATCATGCCCACCGGCATCGAGGAGCCTGAATTCGTCTCACTGAGCCTCGGCACGAGCACAAGCATGCacaagaaggaagagaagaatagTGCTGCCGAAGGAAAAGGGAGAGAAGACTTCATGAGTATTAAAGAAGAAGGCCTGTCACTTGGACTGTCAGCCTGCAAAGATGGTGCAACTAATAACATTGCAAAGATCCAGCCCGATGTGATGACCTTGAGCCCTGAAGTTAGCTCCGAGGATGCCAAGGACGACACCATGGAGGCAGCAGATCAGCAGTGGCAGCCAAGCAAAACGCAGAAGATCAACTTGAGGAACGTTGGCACGGAGCCTGAGGATGACATAGGTCCACTGCCACAGGCCAAGAAGGCAAGGGTGTCTGTAAGGGCAAGGTGTGATGCACCAACG ATGAATGATGGATGCCAGTGGAGGAAGTATGGGCAGAAGATAGCCAAGGGGAACCCATGCCCCCGTTCCTACTACCGGTGTACAGTGGCAGCAGGATGCCCCGTCAGAAAACAG GTGCAGAGGTGCGTGGACGACATGTCGATCCTGATCACCACGTACGAGGGCACGCACAACCACCCGCTctccgcctccgccaccgccatggcGTCCACCACCTCCGCCGCGGCGTCCATGCtcacctcgggctcctccacctccctccgcttccccgccgcctcgccggccgccgccggcCTCAGCTTCGGCTTCCCTCCGGCGCCGCACGACGCCTCCAGACATTTCTTCCTCCCGACCGGCGGCGCCGCGTCCATCACCTCCACGCCGTCGTACCCGACCATCACGCTCGACCTCACCTCGCCGTCGGCCACCTCGCAGGCATTCTCTCTGGGCAACAGGTTCTCGAGCTTGGGGCACGGCGGTGCTAGGTACCATCATCCCACGAGCTtctccttctccaactccgggCCCAGCGCGCTGTCCGGCGCTGCATGGCCGGCGGCCGGTGGTGCTGGGTACATGAGCTACGGGTCACCAGCTGCGTCGTTGTTCAACGGTGGCGTTACACTGAGCAACATCAACTGGAGGCAACAAGGCGGGGAAGTCCCCGTGCTCTACCAGCAGCAGCAGAAGGCGGCGGCTTCCgcgagcgggagcgggagcgcaCCGGCGGCCGTGCTCACTGACACGATAGCGAAGGTGATCACGTCGGACCCGGGCTTCCGAACGGCGCTGGCGGCCGCCATCACGTCGTACGTCGGCACCCAGGGCGGTAACAAATCGTCGGCGGGAGGCGGGAGCCAGCTGCAGGGGCTAAAGTGGGGACAGCACCTCGGCCTGGGGCCGTCGCCATCAAGCGCGGGCGCGGCGTGCTCGTCGGCGCTGCTCGCACGGTCATCGTCGACGACGGCAGCGGTGGAGCAGGCTTCGAATGGGCACCGGTCGTTCTTGCAGCCGTCGCTGGGCTTGTCGGGCTCTTACAGCGCCTCCACCTCTCCAGTGGAAAACAGGGAGCACTGA